The Triplophysa rosa linkage group LG3, Trosa_1v2, whole genome shotgun sequence genome has a segment encoding these proteins:
- the LOC130552091 gene encoding collagen alpha-1(XXIV) chain-like isoform X3: MSTDQGDAGPEGPRGFPGIVGPQGLMGGVGPPGMKGDKGEPGFRGEPGETGYHGDKGTFGNPGPPGPRGKPGPPGKMGERGPQGPPGPPGPEGFPGDIGAPGPNGPLGPKGIQGVRGPQGPPGPKGTEGDEGPPGPPGSPGPTGRHGRKGLIGEPGPEGLKGETGDLGNVGKIGPPVSRSLSVCLTNYLPSNHSQRKTI; this comes from the exons atgtccaccgatcag GGTGACGCCGGGCCTGAGGGACCTCGTGGATTTCCAGGAATTGTGGGACCTCAG GGCCTGATGGGAGGGGTGGGACCACCTGGAATGAAAGGTGATAAG GGAGAACCTGGATTCAGAGGGGAACCTGGAGAAACTGGTTACCATGGCGACAAG GGAACGTTTGGGAATCCCGGACCACCAGGACCTCGTGGAAAACCAGGCCCCCCT GGAAAGATGGGGGAACGTGGACCACAGGGACCTCCGGGACCACCGGGACCTGAG GGTTTTCCAGGAGACATCGGTGCACCAGGACCAAACGGCCCCCTGGGACCAAAG GGTATTCAAGGAGTCAGGGGCCCCCAGGGACCACCAGGGCCAAAAGGAACAGAG GGAGATGAAGGCCCCCCGGGTCCGCCTGGAAGTCCTGGTCCCACT GGCAGACACGGTCGAAAAGGTTTGATTGGAGAACCTGGACCTGAAGGTCTGAAG ggGGAAACCGGTGATCTCGGGAATGTTGGGAAAATTGGCCCTCCTGTAAGTagaagtctgtctgtctgtctaacaaACTATttgcctagcaaccactcacaacgcaaaacaatttaa
- the LOC130552091 gene encoding collagen alpha-1(XXIV) chain-like isoform X2 produces MEQCGLGAPALSRTGPVGGTGSGGFPGLRGDAGPEGPRGFPGIVGPQGLMGGVGPPGMKGDKGEPGFRGEPGETGYHGDKGTFGNPGPPGPRGKPGPPGKMGERGPQGPPGPPGPEGFPGDIGAPGPNGPLGPKGIQGVRGPQGPPGPKGTEGDEGPPGPPGSPGPTGRHGRKGLIGEPGPEGLKGETGDLGNVGKIGPPVSRSLSVCLTNYLPSNHSQRKTI; encoded by the exons ATGGAACAGTGTGGCCTCGGGGCGCCAGCGCTCAGCAGAACT gGACCTGTTGGGGGAACCGGCAGCGGGGGTTTCCCGGGTCTCAGA GGTGACGCCGGGCCTGAGGGACCTCGTGGATTTCCAGGAATTGTGGGACCTCAG GGCCTGATGGGAGGGGTGGGACCACCTGGAATGAAAGGTGATAAG GGAGAACCTGGATTCAGAGGGGAACCTGGAGAAACTGGTTACCATGGCGACAAG GGAACGTTTGGGAATCCCGGACCACCAGGACCTCGTGGAAAACCAGGCCCCCCT GGAAAGATGGGGGAACGTGGACCACAGGGACCTCCGGGACCACCGGGACCTGAG GGTTTTCCAGGAGACATCGGTGCACCAGGACCAAACGGCCCCCTGGGACCAAAG GGTATTCAAGGAGTCAGGGGCCCCCAGGGACCACCAGGGCCAAAAGGAACAGAG GGAGATGAAGGCCCCCCGGGTCCGCCTGGAAGTCCTGGTCCCACT GGCAGACACGGTCGAAAAGGTTTGATTGGAGAACCTGGACCTGAAGGTCTGAAG ggGGAAACCGGTGATCTCGGGAATGTTGGGAAAATTGGCCCTCCTGTAAGTagaagtctgtctgtctgtctaacaaACTATttgcctagcaaccactcacaacgcaaaacaatttaa
- the LOC130552091 gene encoding collagen alpha-1(XXIV) chain-like isoform X1, giving the protein MWKDAVFLQGVVGDVGERGPPGPDGNEGPVGGTGSGGFPGLRGDAGPEGPRGFPGIVGPQGLMGGVGPPGMKGDKGEPGFRGEPGETGYHGDKGTFGNPGPPGPRGKPGPPGKMGERGPQGPPGPPGPEGFPGDIGAPGPNGPLGPKGIQGVRGPQGPPGPKGTEGDEGPPGPPGSPGPTGRHGRKGLIGEPGPEGLKGETGDLGNVGKIGPPVSRSLSVCLTNYLPSNHSQRKTI; this is encoded by the exons ATGTGGAAAGATGCTGTGTTTTTACAGGGTGTTGTGGGTGATGTGGGTGAGAGAGGACCGCCTGGACCGGACGGAAACGAG gGACCTGTTGGGGGAACCGGCAGCGGGGGTTTCCCGGGTCTCAGA GGTGACGCCGGGCCTGAGGGACCTCGTGGATTTCCAGGAATTGTGGGACCTCAG GGCCTGATGGGAGGGGTGGGACCACCTGGAATGAAAGGTGATAAG GGAGAACCTGGATTCAGAGGGGAACCTGGAGAAACTGGTTACCATGGCGACAAG GGAACGTTTGGGAATCCCGGACCACCAGGACCTCGTGGAAAACCAGGCCCCCCT GGAAAGATGGGGGAACGTGGACCACAGGGACCTCCGGGACCACCGGGACCTGAG GGTTTTCCAGGAGACATCGGTGCACCAGGACCAAACGGCCCCCTGGGACCAAAG GGTATTCAAGGAGTCAGGGGCCCCCAGGGACCACCAGGGCCAAAAGGAACAGAG GGAGATGAAGGCCCCCCGGGTCCGCCTGGAAGTCCTGGTCCCACT GGCAGACACGGTCGAAAAGGTTTGATTGGAGAACCTGGACCTGAAGGTCTGAAG ggGGAAACCGGTGATCTCGGGAATGTTGGGAAAATTGGCCCTCCTGTAAGTagaagtctgtctgtctgtctaacaaACTATttgcctagcaaccactcacaacgcaaaacaatttaa